One Megalops cyprinoides isolate fMegCyp1 chromosome 17, fMegCyp1.pri, whole genome shotgun sequence DNA window includes the following coding sequences:
- the LOC118792188 gene encoding creatine kinase B-type, whose amino-acid sequence MPFGNTHNLLKMNYSAEQEYPDLSKHNNHMAKVLTQEMYEKLRDKQTSSGFTLDDVIQTGVDNPGHPFIMTVGCVAGDEETYEVFKDLLDPVIEDRHGGYKPTDKHKTDLNADNLQGGDDLDPDYVLSSRVRTGRSIRGFCLPPHCSRGERRAIENLSIEGLSALDGDLKGKYYALKDMTEEEQQQLIDDHFLFDKPVSPLLLASGMARDWPDARGIWHNDNKTFLVWVNEEDHLRVISMQKGGNMREVFTRFCTGLTKIESLFKEKGHEFMWNEHLGYVLTCPSNLGTGLRAGVHVKLPNLSKHEKFGEALKRLRLQKRGTGGVDTAAVGGVFDISNADRLGFSEVELVQMVVDGVKLLVEMEKRLESGQSIDDLMPDQK is encoded by the exons ATGCCTTTCGGTAACACCCACAATCTGCTGAAGATGAACTACTCCGCGGAGCAGGAGTACCCCGACCTCAGCAAGCACAACAACCACATGGCGAAGGTGCTAACTCAGGAGATGTACGAGAAACTGCGGGACAAACAAACATCCAGTGGATTTACCCTGGATGACGTCATCCAAACCGGGGTCGATAACCCAG GCCACCCCTTCATCATGACAGTAGGCTGTGTGGCTGGTGACGAGGAGACCTATGAAGTGTTTAAGGACCTGCTAGACCCTGTCATCGAGGACCGCCACGGAGGATACAAgcccacagacaaacacaagacTGACCTTAATGCAGACAACCTGCAG GGCGGGGACGATCTGGACCCTGACTACGTCCTGAGCTCCCGCGTCCGCACTGGCAGGAGCATCCGTGGCTTCTGCCTGCCCCCCCACTGCAGCCGCGGGGAAAGGCGTGCCATTGAGAACCTTTCCATTGAAG GTTTAAGTGCCCTGGACGGGGACCTTAAGGGGAAATACTACGCTCTGAAAGACATGAcagaagaggagcagcagcagctgattgATGACCACTTCCTTTTTGACAAGCCTGTCTCCCCTCTGCTGTTGGCCTCTGGGATGGCACGTGATTGGCCAGATGCCAGGGGAATCTG GCACAATGACAACAAGACCTTCCTGGTCTGGGTGAATGAGGAAGACCACCTCCGTGTCATCTCCATGCAGAAGGGTGGGAACATGAGGGAGGTCTTTACCCGCTTCTGCACCGGCCTCACCAAG ATTGAGTCCCTGTTTAAGGAGAAGGGCCATGAGTTCATGTGGAATGAGCACCTGGGCTATGTGCTGACCTGCCCCTCCAACCTGGGCACAGGGCTTCGCGCAGGGGTCCATGTCAAGCTGCCCAATCTCAGCAAGCACGAGAAATTTGGGGAGGCCCTCAAGAGGCTGAGGCTCCAGAAACGTGGCACAG GTGGTGTTGACACTGCAGCTGTGGGCGGCGTCTTTGACATCTCCAATGCTGACCGCCTGGGCTTCTCTGAGGTGGAGCTGGTGCAGATGGTGGTTGACGGCGTCAAGCTGCTGGTGGAGATGGAGAAGCGGCTGGAGAGCGGGCAGTCTATTGATGACCTCATGCCTGACCAGAAGTGA